ACTGAAAGCCGAGGCTTCTACTTCTACCTGATCCCCGCCGTCCTCGGCCTGGCAGCCGCGTACTGGGGGGCGTTCATCAAGGGTTACAACTTCACCGCCGCCATTTCGCCCGACGGCATCCGGCTCCGTTACGGGCTGCTGGATACGCAGGCGCAGACCCTGCCGCCCGGCAGGATCCAGGCCGTAAAAGTCACGCAGCCGCCGCTGTGGCGGATCTTCGGCTGGTACCGGATGCAGGTGAACGTGGCCGGCTACGGCGGCCCCGGCAGCAACGGGGAAGGCGCGTCGCGCACCACGCTTCTCCCGGTGGGCGTCCTGGCAGACGTCATGAGGATGCTTGCGCTGGTGCTCCCCGACCCGGGTACGCCGGACCCCGCCCGCGTTTTTGCCGCCGGCCTGACCGGTCTGGCCCCCGCCGGGTTGTCTCCGGCGGGTCCGTCTCCCTCCAGCCCGTCACCCTCCGGGGGGATTTCGGGCGAAGAGCCCGACGGCGGGTTCGTCACCAGCCCGCGCCGTGTGCGCCTGCTGGCACCGCTGGGCTGGCGCCGCAACGGGTTCACCGCCACGGATACGGCACTGCTGATCCGTTCCGGCCGCCTGTGGCGCGAGCTGGTGGTGGTTCCGCACCAGCGCACGCAGTCGATGGCCCTGCACCAGGGGCCGCTGGCGAGGCGCTTCCGGGTGGCGGACCTCGTACTGCACACCACGGCCGGACCGGTGTCCCCGCGGGTCATCCAAGCCGGACTGGACGAGGCCCGCGACCTGTTCGATGCCCAGGCCGCCCGTGCCCGGAAAGCCCGCAAACGCCAGACCAGCGAGCAATGGCTCGCGCAGGTCGCGCCGGAAGCGGCTGTGGAGGCGGGGAGCGAAACCAAGCCCATCAAAACCAAGCCTGTCGACCTACAAACCCACCAGGAAGGCCCGCACCATGGCTAAGCCAGGACGCCTCGGCGTCGGAATCATTGGAGCCGGCAAGGTGGGCGCAGTCCTCGGTGCGGCGCTGCGCGCCGCGGAGCACGCCGTCGTCGGGGTTTCCGCCGTCTCGGACGCCAGCCGGGAACGCGCCGAAACCCTGCTCCCGGGCGTGCCGGTTCTCGACGTGCAGGACATCGTGGAACGCTCCGAGCTGGTGCTGCTGGCAGTCCCCGACGACGCCCTCGGCGGGCTCGTGGAAGGCCTCGCCAAGCTCGGCGCCTGGCAGCCCGGACAGCTCGTGGCCCACACCTCGGGCCGCTTCGGCGTGGGCATCCTGCACCCGGTGCGGGCCGCCGGTGCCGTCCCGCTCGCGCTGCACCCCGCCATGACCTTCACCGGCATGAGCCTGGACCTCACCCGGCTGCTGGACTGCACATTCGGGGTCACGGCGGACGCTGCAATGCTGCCCATTGCGCAGGCATTGGTGGTGGAGATGGGCGCCGAGCCGGTGGTGATTGCGGAAGGCGACCGTACCCAGTACCACGCGGCACTGGCGCACGGGTCGAACCACCTGGTCACCCTCGTAGCCCAGGCCTCACAGCTGCTGCGCGAAGTGGGCGTGGAATCCCCCGAACGCATGCTGGGACCACTGCTGCGGGCAACGTTGGAGAACGCGCTTGCCTCCGGCGAGTCCGCCCTCACAGGCCCGGTGGCCCGCGGCGATGTCGGCACGGTCGCCGCGCATGCGGAGGCCCTGCGGGAACACGACGCCGGTGCCGGCGGCGATATTCTGGAGGCCTACCTGGCCATGGCGCGGGCCACCGCGCACCGCGCCGGGAGCCGGGGACTGCTGAAACCGGACCAGCTGGATGCCATCCGGAAAGCCCTGGACGGTGTGGACAACGACGGTGTGGACAACGACGGGCCGCAGGCCACTGGAGGAAACTGACTTGGCGATCAAACTCGTGACCACCGCAGCGCAGCTGAGGGCCGAGAGCGCACGGCTGCTGACGGAAAAACAGGGCTCGTCGCAGGGACTTGTTCCCACCATGGGCGCCCTGCACGAAGGCCATGCCAGGCTGGCGCGCACCGCCGTCGAACAAAACGACGTTGTGGTGGCCAGCATCTTTGTCAATCCGCTGCAGTTCGGCGAGGCTGTGGACCTGGACCGCTACCCCCGCACCCTCGAAGCGGACATGGAACTCCTGGACGCCGAGGGCGTGGACCTGGTGTTCGCACCTGCCGTGGAGGAGGTCTATCCGGGCGGCGAGCCCCTGGTCCGGGTGACGGCCGGACGGCTGGCCGGGAAATGGGAAGGCGCATCCCGCCCGGGCCATTTCGACGGTGCACTCACGGTGGTGGCCAAGCTGCTGCACTACGGCATCCCCGGGACCGGGCTCCCCGGCGGAGGCGCCTTCGTGACCGGCGCCGGTGCGGGCCTGCCGGCGTACCGCGCCTACTTCGGCCAGAAGGATGCCCAGCAACTGACGCTGGTGCGGCGCATGGTGACGGACCTGAACTTCCCCGTGGAGATCGTGGCTGTTCCAACCGTCCGCTCCGCCGACGGGCTGGCCTTGAGCAGCCGGAACAGGTTCCTGTCCGGTGAGGAACGCGAGGCCGCCCTGGTGCTGTCCCGCGCGCTGAGGCTCCTCGAGGAGCGCGCCAACGCCCACGAACCATTGGATCTGGAGTCCGCCCAGGCCCTGGTGGAATCCCAGCCCCTGGTGGGACTGGACTACTTCGACGTGGTGGACCCGGAGACCCTTGAGCCCCTGGCCGAGAACTGCAAGGAAACACCATTCCGCGGCGAAGGCCTGGCCATCATCGCGGCGAAGGTGGGGCCGGTCCGGCTCATTGACAACCTGCCGCTCAGTTCCTGAGGTTTTTTCCAGTGACGGGAATTACCCCGGGGGATAGACTGTTGGAATCTGCAGCGACGATGCTCGCCGGAAACCACTTCACATCTCCCTAAGGGGATCCCCATGTCTACAGACGTCTCTTCCAACGCCCACGGCGACCCCGTGCCCCCTGCCGCTGTGGAGGCGTCGACGGCGGCCCCGGTGAAGATGTCCCGCGAGTCGGTCACCATCATCGTCACCCTGCTCGTTGCCACCTTCGTAGTGATCCTCAACGAAACCATCATGAACGTCGCCCTCCAGCGGCTCATGGTGGACCTTGGCGTCGACGCCCCCACGGTGCAGTGGCTGTCCACGGGTTTTATGCTCACCATGGCCGTGGTCATCCCCACCACCGGATTTATCCTGCAACGGTTGTCCACCAGGGCCGTCTTCATGCTGGCCATGGGACTGTTCTCGGGCGGCACGCTCCTCGCCGCGCTGGCTCCGGGATTCGAAGTCCTCCTGCTGGCCCGCATCGTCCAGG
Above is a window of Arthrobacter sp. FB24 DNA encoding:
- a CDS encoding PH domain-containing protein: MTPDSAVTPGGAGPGPAPGAAGPSPGPAGQITGKPDGEWLRVHPASPFIRGWVALAAIGFFFGRDTFERLLQGRPLMDDMFTGRVPFLLAGGGAVLVLAVLGFITTWYFTRYQVAEGFVRVNTGFLFKQQRQARLDRVQAIDIMQPLLARIFGLAELKFEVADAGESAVRLAYLRIDDARQLRATILARAAGLEPDPARPEAALPEAPEYAVLSVPPSRLVGSLLLSEQSFFVVLGAVASVVLSAITESRGFYFYLIPAVLGLAAAYWGAFIKGYNFTAAISPDGIRLRYGLLDTQAQTLPPGRIQAVKVTQPPLWRIFGWYRMQVNVAGYGGPGSNGEGASRTTLLPVGVLADVMRMLALVLPDPGTPDPARVFAAGLTGLAPAGLSPAGPSPSSPSPSGGISGEEPDGGFVTSPRRVRLLAPLGWRRNGFTATDTALLIRSGRLWRELVVVPHQRTQSMALHQGPLARRFRVADLVLHTTAGPVSPRVIQAGLDEARDLFDAQAARARKARKRQTSEQWLAQVAPEAAVEAGSETKPIKTKPVDLQTHQEGPHHG
- a CDS encoding Rossmann-like and DUF2520 domain-containing protein, translated to MAKPGRLGVGIIGAGKVGAVLGAALRAAEHAVVGVSAVSDASRERAETLLPGVPVLDVQDIVERSELVLLAVPDDALGGLVEGLAKLGAWQPGQLVAHTSGRFGVGILHPVRAAGAVPLALHPAMTFTGMSLDLTRLLDCTFGVTADAAMLPIAQALVVEMGAEPVVIAEGDRTQYHAALAHGSNHLVTLVAQASQLLREVGVESPERMLGPLLRATLENALASGESALTGPVARGDVGTVAAHAEALREHDAGAGGDILEAYLAMARATAHRAGSRGLLKPDQLDAIRKALDGVDNDGVDNDGPQATGGN
- a CDS encoding 4-phosphopantoate--beta-alanine ligase, whose translation is MAIKLVTTAAQLRAESARLLTEKQGSSQGLVPTMGALHEGHARLARTAVEQNDVVVASIFVNPLQFGEAVDLDRYPRTLEADMELLDAEGVDLVFAPAVEEVYPGGEPLVRVTAGRLAGKWEGASRPGHFDGALTVVAKLLHYGIPGTGLPGGGAFVTGAGAGLPAYRAYFGQKDAQQLTLVRRMVTDLNFPVEIVAVPTVRSADGLALSSRNRFLSGEEREAALVLSRALRLLEERANAHEPLDLESAQALVESQPLVGLDYFDVVDPETLEPLAENCKETPFRGEGLAIIAAKVGPVRLIDNLPLSS